The Nitrospirota bacterium genome includes the window CTGATGAAGTAGTCTGTCGGAAAAGCTCCCAGGCGGCAGCATGCCCGATCGCTCGGGAGAACGAGGAGAAGGGAAGCAATGGAACTGGTGATCAGTATTAACAAGGCTTCACAATCGATCACGATCGAAAATCCGTTTCGGCTCGATCTCGAGGGTATCCTGGAAGGGATCGAACGGCTCGCCTTGGACCAGGGAGCGTCCGTGGAAGGACTCGATATTCGCGGCCTGCTGCCCTTGATGGTGAAGGGCATTGCGGGGTGCGAGGCCGGATGCCCGGCGGATGCCCAGCGTGTCGTGTCCCGGGGATATGGCAACTTCGCCCTCCAGTACGTTGAGGGAGGGATCCTGACGGCAGCGGCGCCGACGGGTGACGGTAAGACGCTTTCGCTCAAGCTGTTCCCGGACTTTTGAACGGGGGACCGGGAACATTTCGACCGGGGCAACCGTCTGATTTTTTCACCGGCCGGAGCGGTTCATCAAGGGGGTGACTTTCATGGCGGATCAGCCGATCAGGGGAAGCGAACGCAGTGAGCGGGAAAAGAGCATCGCCGTCCTGGTCGACGGGTACGCCAAGGATCTGTTCGCGGCGGGCATGATGCTCCAGCGGATGGACCACGACGTGTACATTGTGAGCAGCGCCGAGGAAGCGCTCAGGATCATCGATGCCGCCCTGCCCGCCCTGGTCGTGACCGAGCTGACGCTCCCGCAGATGTCCGGACTCGAGCTCCTCATCCGCATCAAGCACGATCCCCGGACAAAGGCCGTTCCGGTGATCGTCCATACCTCGAGCGACGATGAAAAGAAAAAAGAGCTTTGCCGGGTATCGGGCTGCTCTGCTTATCTGCGGAAGTGGGTCGACCCCGGAGTTCTGTACAGCGTGATCCAGGAGGCCACGGCGCCGATACCGCGGCAGTTCATCCGTCTGCGGACGCTCCTGCCGGTCATGGTGGGAGGCCAGGCTGCCTCCGGCAACGCCGCTGGCACCGAATACGTGACAGAGCTTTCCGAGGCAGGCATCTTCGTCCGCACCCTTCATCCCCGACCGGTCAACGCCGTCCTGCCGGTCACGATCATTATTCGCACGATGCCGATCAAGCTGAAGGCTATGGTCGTGCACAGTGAGCCCCTGGTGCCCGGGCTCGCCGGGGAGCCGGGTATGGGCATGAAGTTTGTTGAGATCTCGACCACGGACCGTGAAGTGGTCAGAAACGTGATCAAGGGACAGATCCTGAAGGATATCACGGGGCCGTAGGGAACCGGGCATCCGGGGAAAGCCCCGGGCCATGCCGGCAGAGGAGCCAGTTGATGCCGTTGCAAGGAACAAACGGTATGTGCTGGTGACCGACAATGTTGACGGCCGGTTCGGAATATGGCATGTTCTACCAGACCATCGATCCGCAGCCGGTAAAATCACAACTGCCGATGATCATCGAGATCAACGGCAGGACGATTCGGCTCACGGCACTGGTCCTATACAGCTCCGCGCTGGAATCCAGTCTCTTCTCGGTGTCGTGCATGGGCATGATTCACAACTATCAGCCGAGATGACCAGGCGTTTATCAAGGCCTATATCCTCAGAGCAGGTGCAGGGCGGCATACTTCGGCCAATCCGTTATGCGTGATAGAATCCACAGGCATCCGGCCCGGACAGGGGGGAGATAAAGTCATATCACAAATAAGAAGAAAGTATGATATAATATTGGGTATTATAGCCGGGAGAGGTCTCCTGGAGAGACATTTCAGATACGGAGGGGCCACATGAAAAAAATATTTTTGTGTTCCGCGGTTCTGGTTCTGTTCGCGTTCAACGCCGAGGCTGCTACGGGCGGCGGCGACCGGCTTTTCACGCCGAAGGACGCCAAGCCGGTGTTCTTCAGCCATGAACAGCATGTGAGCGTGAAAGGCATGAAGTGCAGCGCCTGCCACTACCACACGTTTCAGATGTCTCAGGAATCTTACGCAATGAACATGGCAAAGATCACCAAGGGCGAATTCTGCGGGATCTGCCACAACGGAGAGCGTTCCTTTGATGTGAAGGACAAGGCAAATTGCGTCCGGTGTCATAAGTAACGATTGCAGAAACTCACCATCACATCACTAAGCAGGTTCCCATCGCGGGACCTGCTTTTTTTGGGAAAACTTCCGTTTCCGCTGTCAGCGGCCAGATGGCCCGGTACGGGACATCCTAGGCCGCAGCCTTCCGCATATAGATCGGAACGAATACGGTATCGCAGAACTCGCTGAAGGTCGTCCCGGTGCAACTTTCCGCTGAGCGCGGTGCAGAGATGCGCCCCTCATTGAAGGCCCGGCTCATCTCGATGTAGCGTCTGCTCACATCTTTTGAAAGTCCGGCGTTGACCAGCCTGCGCTCCGCCTCGACATACGAAAAAGCGACATAGCGAAGGTTTGGCTGACCAATCTTGATGCCGATGGTCATGGTGGCCTCGTTCAGGCTTATATCTCCCCAGCCGAGCAGATACCCTATCGAGGAACCGCTGAAATCACGCTTCGCGAGCCGTTCCGCGGCAAATTCTGCGATGTCCTGTGCTGCGATCATGGGTATCTTGACATCCCCCCTGATCGCGCTCCCGTTGATCCCGCTGGACTTGATCAGCGCGATGCTCGTGAGCAGGTTTTCCATGAAATAGCCAGCCCGCAGATGCAACACGTTCAGACCCGTAATGCGATTCAGGCGCTCCTCCTGGTTGTGAAGCCCGACAATGGGTCCTGTCCCCTTAACGAGCTCGGCGCCCACACTCGACAGGTTCACGACGAAGGGGAGGCGGACGATCTCCGCGGCGCGGGCTATGCTGTTTCCCACGGCATCGGCATAGGTCAGGAAATCGTCGGACCTCCTTTGTGGCGGGATCAGCGCGAACAAGGCGTCCACGTCTTGAAATGCCTTGACGAGGAATTGCGTGTCCAGGGCATCTCCAACCATTGCTTCAGCCTGCCTGCCCACCACACGCCGGAGGTCGTCTGCGGACCTTGCGATGAGCCTGACCTTTTCGCTGCTCTTCTGTTTCAGGATATCGGCGATCTTTCCGCCGACCTGCCCGGTTGCTCCCAAAATGGCAATCACGATACACTCCTTTCCGGAACGATGCCTGAAAGGGTAGAACACTTTTTCACCTAAAAGGTAGCACCACGAGGCGCTGATGTCAAACCGCCTGGCGGGGAGGCAGGGCGGCCGACAGAGAGAAGACACAATACTCCCTCGGGAGGGATGCGGGTTGTTGACAAGTGACCGCCTTTTGATTTACAGTTCTTCAAGGATGCAGCATGAACGATGAGGGCACAGGGGTGGCTTGCGATGACAGAGACGCTTCCGGAAACACTTCTCGGACGGAACACCACGACCGCCCCTCTCTACAAGGTCCTTCTCCACAACGACGACAGGAACAGCATGGACCATGTGGTCCGGGCATTGATGAAGGTATTCCGATATGACGAGCCGGAGGCGGTTCGCATCATGCTGGAAGCGCATCAAACCGGGCTTGCCCTGTGTGCCGTAGAGCCCTTCGAACAGGCCGAGTTCCACCGCGACCAGCTGGTCGCTCTGTCACTGACTGCGACCATTGAGCAGGAATAGAAACGAGAGACCGAGGGCAAAGAAAAGGCAGGAACCGTGTATTGCCACGGCCCCTGACCTAGGGGGAACCCCTGGAAACAGCATCAGGGGTGGGGAAAAGCCCTAGGATTCCTCGTTGCGGGGCGGTTCTCAAGCACGTTCAAGTCCGTTCAAGCCTTCCGGTTGCAATTACCTTCGTTATTCCGCTTCTGCACCGCGTACCTGCCGCCCCTCTGTTCAGGACTTAGTTCGAACGTAGCACTGGCAGCGCTCGTTGTCAAGGCAGCTTAACCCTATGCTCTCCGGGACGTTGCATGAAGGCGAATGGCGCTCCTCCCTTGGCTCTCCCGAAGAGGACTGAAGCGATTTTGCTGGAGAGGGACGAGAAAATTTGATAGTATCGTACCCGGCTTGGCCGTTATTCGCCGTTATTCGCGACGGAACGCCCGGGGATGGAGCCGGGGAACAAGAACAGCCTCTCAGGGTCGTTGATGATCGCAGCGCGACGGGGGATGTGGAGAAGGGGGATGTCGAACATGAACGCGTATTGTGAAGGGATCCGGTTCCAGTGCCAGGGTGACGGCAGATGCTGCATATCGCGCGGAAAGTACGGCTACGTGTACCTTTCATTCAAGGACCGGCGGCGGCTCGCATCGCACTTCGGTATGACGACAACGGAATTTACCGTTCGATACACGGAAAAGGAGGACGGTCTGTTCCAGCTGAGATACACCGGTAGGGACTGTCCGTTCTTTCGCGACAACCGCTGCTCCGTTTACGAGGCCCGGCCCTGGCAGTGCAGAACATGGCCGTTCTGGCCTGAGAACCGGGACCGCTCGGTATGGGAACGCGAAGTTGTCTCCTTCTGCCCCGGCATCGGGAAGGGCAAATTCTATTCGGCCGTGGAAATAGAAGAGATCCTTGCAAAGAAGAGAGATGTAGATGGGGTCCTTGTGAAAAGCCGGGCGTCTTTGAAAAGAGCCTCAAAGAGCAGGCACATCTCCGGGAAATGACAGGTCAGCCGGAAACCGTATCCCCTTCCCGGGAACCGGACCCTCCAATCCACAACACGCCGTGTAAAATCGTAACCGAACTATGCAGAGAGAATTATCGATTCCTTGCTGTTTGTAATTAGAATTTGACAGGGCGGATTCGGGGAGCTACTGTAAGTTCAGGATGCAGCCTGCGTTGCCGCCTGTTTCCGGAGAGGCGCAGCGCCGACCGTCGGATTATCTCAAGGGGGCTCGGTACGTTGAGCCGAGGAAGGGAGGATATGCATATGCGTACGTCAATAACGGTAAGTCAGATCCTGAATGCAAAGGGCCATGAGTATTGGTATATGGGTCCTTCGGCCACCGCGTATGAAGCATTGGAGCACATGGCGGACAAGAATGTGGGTGCCCTGCTCGTGATGGAGGAAGGCAGGCTCGAGGGTGTCTTCTCAGAGCGCGACTACGCCCGGAAGGTGATCCTGAAGGGGAAATCATCGAAGAACACAAAGGTCGGCGACCTGATGACCAGGGAGCCCATCACCATCACTCCGGACCAGTCCCTGCGGGAATGCATGGTGCTCATGACGAACAATCACATCCGGCACGTGCCTGTCGTGGACGGTGATACGGTCCTGGGCATCGTCAGCATCGGCGATGTCGTCAATACCATCATTGCGGAACAGGAAGCGACCATCGAGGACCTCGAGAGCTACATCACGGTCGGCTATTAAGCGGACTTGTCCGGCTGAACAGGACATGGGCGGTTCCTGAGGCGTGCCTGCCACAGGGACCGCGAATTCTTTGCTGCGCCTTTCTCCTCCCTCCGGAATCCCGGCCACAGTACCGCCGCATCTCCCCCTCGGCATGAACCGCCTCCAGGCAACCGTCTTTGTCAGCGCGAAATACCGTACGCGCCACTCCCGTGGCATTTCCGTCTCGAGTGCTCCCGGACGACGGCCGGAGTGCGGATAACAGAAGCCGGAAAATTGCACTTGAAAGGCGACATGAATCTGATACAATGAAACCCCAGGGTTCTAGAAACCCGGGACCGGAGCGCCGGACCAAGGCGGGCACGAGCCCGCCGGAGTAGAGGCGCCGACCGCACGCCGGGATGGGGAGGAACGGATCATGGAAGGCCATGCCATGCCGCAGGAAAAAAAGCTGATGCTGCACGGAGTGCTCGCCGGCGCGCTGCCCCCCATAGTTTTTCTCGCCGTTGTCCTCGCCTTTGCGCACCAGAGGCAAGGCCTGATCATGCTCGTGGCCGGGCTGGCAGCCTCGACGCTGCTTCTGGGAGCGGTCATGGGAGCGTATCAGGCCCTCGGGTCCGTCCTTTCCCTCATCATCGGGATCGCCGGCGGCATCGCCCTCGTCCTCCTGTACGGCGCGATTCTTCAGCACCGGGACCTGACCGGCCGGGGATGGCTGTTCATCGCCTGCTGGGCGCTGGTCTCGGCACTGGCGGAATACTGGGGCGTTCTGCGCGCGGCGCGCAAGACCGCGGAGAAATATCCCGAAATCGAAAAGGGGAGGGTCGTGCGCATCCTCCTTTACGGGAATGCCGCTGCCGCTATCGGTTCCCTCATCGTCATGGTCTATCTCACCGTCATTGCGAAGGTCATCAGTTGATGGAACAACGTTCCGGAAATCCCCGTCCCTCGCGCGAGACACCCTGATCGTCATTGGCGCGACGACGGCCTGCGTGACCGGGCATGACAGATGTTCGCATCGAAATCGGATCCTATTCGGGATACAGGGGTGAGGAGAGCCCGCGGGTCTTCTTTGCGCACGGCAAGAAGATCACGGTCACCTGCATTCTCAGGATGTGGGTCGCGGAGGAGGAGTCGGGCCGCAGGCGCAGGCGTTTCTTCCGGGTGGAGGGCGGCGACGGCTTCACCCACACCCTGTACTACGACGAAGAGACCCAGGAGTGGTTCTGCCGCGAATTTGAACGGAACGCGACATGACTTGGATCATCTGCCCGGATGGCCCATGCTCAGCACTTGCCCGATGGCCGGAATAAAATCCTTCTTGCGGGACATGACGCGGTAGACGGTGCAGGTATCGTTCACGACCTTCACGCTGAAGGCCTTTTCCACGATCCAGGTTTCACCCCGGAGCAGGATGCGTTCCTGCCCTTTGCCAAGGGGGTTCAAGACCAGGAGCACCGTCAGGTCGTAGTTGTTCGCCAGACGCAGCCGTTCCAGCTCCCCGACGAGCTCTCGCTCCCGGCTGTCGATCTCCGCGCAGTCCAGGGACATCATCTGGCTCACCCCCAGCTTTTTCCCGCCGATCAGGAACTCCTTGAAGTCCGCCGCGACGAGCTCCGTCGCTGTCTTGTCCTCGAGATTGATGCTGGCATGGAGCAGTTCCTTGGCGAAGGCGGGAATGTCGACCCCCGCTTCTTCGGCCAGACGCTGTGCCGCAGTGCGGTCCCGCTCGGTGGTCGTGGAAAGGGTCAGGAGCAGCGTATCAGAAAGGATGCCCGAGAGCAGGAGGCCAGCGATCTCGCGCGGGATGTGCGTCTGGTACAGGAACATGATCCCGGCTACTACCGTGCAGGTGCTGCCAACCGGGTCGTTGTAGACATAGATCGGGGCTGTCGTGGAGATGTCGCCCACCCGGTGGTGGTCGATGATTTCGAGGATCTCGGCCTCCTCGATGCCGTCCACGGCCTGGGACAGCTCGTTGTGGTCCACGAGGATCGCCATTCTCCTGACCGGCTTCAGGAGGTCCGTGCGCGTGATGAAGCCGATTAGGCGGTTGTCGCTGTCCACGACGACGACGGAGCGGTATTCCGACTCCACGATCTTCGTCCTCACTTCCGCGATGGGAGTGTAGAGCCCGACGGTGGGGCAGGTGGCCGTCATGATGGACGAGACCGGTTCGGACATGGTCATGAACTGGACCGTGGCAAAGGCCGGATGGGGCGATGAGATCAAGAGCACGTTTTTTTCGCCGGCGGCCATGATCACTTCACTGGAGATCGGGGCGCTGTCGGTCACGATCACGGCCGAGCAGCTCATGCGGATGAGCTCCAACTGCACGTCGTTCTGGTCGCCGACCACAACCACGTCGCCGGGCCGCACGCGGTTCAGCATGGTCCCTCGCTGCATGGCCGCGATAAGGACCCGGCCGGTCAGGACGGTCAGTTGCCTGGCATTGCTGATCACGCGGCCGTTCAAGGTTGTAAGCAGGATGTCGAGTTCAATGGGCGCCTTCGACAGGTCGGCGAATCCGACGCTGTCCATGTAGTGGCGGGCGATGTCCTTCAGGCCCACGACGCCAGCCAGCCTTCCGGCGTCGTCCGCTACGGGCACGGAACGGACGCCCTGCTCGCGCATCAGCTGCGCGAGAACCTGAAC containing:
- a CDS encoding response regulator, giving the protein MADQPIRGSERSEREKSIAVLVDGYAKDLFAAGMMLQRMDHDVYIVSSAEEALRIIDAALPALVVTELTLPQMSGLELLIRIKHDPRTKAVPVIVHTSSDDEKKKELCRVSGCSAYLRKWVDPGVLYSVIQEATAPIPRQFIRLRTLLPVMVGGQAASGNAAGTEYVTELSEAGIFVRTLHPRPVNAVLPVTIIIRTMPIKLKAMVVHSEPLVPGLAGEPGMGMKFVEISTTDREVVRNVIKGQILKDITGP
- a CDS encoding c(7)-type cytochrome triheme domain-containing protein, coding for MKKIFLCSAVLVLFAFNAEAATGGGDRLFTPKDAKPVFFSHEQHVSVKGMKCSACHYHTFQMSQESYAMNMAKITKGEFCGICHNGERSFDVKDKANCVRCHK
- a CDS encoding NAD(P)H-binding protein; amino-acid sequence: MIAILGATGQVGGKIADILKQKSSEKVRLIARSADDLRRVVGRQAEAMVGDALDTQFLVKAFQDVDALFALIPPQRRSDDFLTYADAVGNSIARAAEIVRLPFVVNLSSVGAELVKGTGPIVGLHNQEERLNRITGLNVLHLRAGYFMENLLTSIALIKSSGINGSAIRGDVKIPMIAAQDIAEFAAERLAKRDFSGSSIGYLLGWGDISLNEATMTIGIKIGQPNLRYVAFSYVEAERRLVNAGLSKDVSRRYIEMSRAFNEGRISAPRSAESCTGTTFSEFCDTVFVPIYMRKAAA
- a CDS encoding ATP-dependent Clp protease adaptor ClpS; protein product: MTETLPETLLGRNTTTAPLYKVLLHNDDRNSMDHVVRALMKVFRYDEPEAVRIMLEAHQTGLALCAVEPFEQAEFHRDQLVALSLTATIEQE
- a CDS encoding YkgJ family cysteine cluster protein; this translates as MNAYCEGIRFQCQGDGRCCISRGKYGYVYLSFKDRRRLASHFGMTTTEFTVRYTEKEDGLFQLRYTGRDCPFFRDNRCSVYEARPWQCRTWPFWPENRDRSVWEREVVSFCPGIGKGKFYSAVEIEEILAKKRDVDGVLVKSRASLKRASKSRHISGK
- a CDS encoding CBS domain-containing protein; protein product: MRTSITVSQILNAKGHEYWYMGPSATAYEALEHMADKNVGALLVMEEGRLEGVFSERDYARKVILKGKSSKNTKVGDLMTREPITITPDQSLRECMVLMTNNHIRHVPVVDGDTVLGIVSIGDVVNTIIAEQEATIEDLESYITVGY
- a CDS encoding putative manganese-dependent inorganic diphosphatase, whose protein sequence is MNEGTKTVFVTGHTNPDTDSVCSAIAYAYFKSVTDKRFVFTPVRAGKLNHESEFVLQRFGVPAPVEIESLVATVSDLNLKRPIAVGVRDSVQVLAQLMREQGVRSVPVADDAGRLAGVVGLKDIARHYMDSVGFADLSKAPIELDILLTTLNGRVISNARQLTVLTGRVLIAAMQRGTMLNRVRPGDVVVVGDQNDVQLELIRMSCSAVIVTDSAPISSEVIMAAGEKNVLLISSPHPAFATVQFMTMSEPVSSIMTATCPTVGLYTPIAEVRTKIVESEYRSVVVVDSDNRLIGFITRTDLLKPVRRMAILVDHNELSQAVDGIEEAEILEIIDHHRVGDISTTAPIYVYNDPVGSTCTVVAGIMFLYQTHIPREIAGLLLSGILSDTLLLTLSTTTERDRTAAQRLAEEAGVDIPAFAKELLHASINLEDKTATELVAADFKEFLIGGKKLGVSQMMSLDCAEIDSRERELVGELERLRLANNYDLTVLLVLNPLGKGQERILLRGETWIVEKAFSVKVVNDTCTVYRVMSRKKDFIPAIGQVLSMGHPGR